The Staphylococcus carnosus genome has a segment encoding these proteins:
- a CDS encoding glycerol-3-phosphate responsive antiterminator, whose product MNPHILPAVREMKDLEKLMKTDYQKCVLLDAHIGHLQGIMDLLAQKQMKTYIHVDLTRGVAHDEYGCEYIIQKFKPSGIVSTKPKVIKKAKSLKVATILRIFVIDSHALNRSIALIKQVQPDYVEVLPGVANKVISIINQETQTPVIAGGLIDQESEVEAAISSGAEYVTTSNKSLW is encoded by the coding sequence ATGAATCCTCACATATTACCAGCAGTTCGTGAAATGAAAGATTTAGAGAAATTAATGAAAACAGATTATCAAAAATGTGTGCTGTTAGATGCACATATCGGCCACTTGCAAGGAATTATGGATTTATTGGCACAAAAACAAATGAAGACTTATATTCATGTGGATTTAACACGAGGGGTCGCACATGATGAGTATGGTTGTGAATATATTATTCAAAAATTCAAACCATCAGGTATTGTTTCAACAAAACCTAAAGTGATTAAAAAAGCAAAATCTTTAAAAGTGGCAACGATTTTGCGTATTTTCGTTATCGACAGCCATGCTTTAAATCGCAGTATTGCTTTAATTAAGCAAGTTCAACCTGATTATGTTGAGGTGCTGCCAGGGGTTGCAAATAAGGTCATCAGTATTATTAATCAAGAGACACAAACACCCGTGATTGCAGGTGGTTTGATTGATCAGGAAAGCGAAGTGGAAGCAGCAATTTCAAGTGGCGCGGAATATGTTACAACTAGTAATAAATC
- the mutL gene encoding DNA mismatch repair endonuclease MutL, with product MGNIKELQTSLANKIAAGEVVERPGSVVKELLENALDAKATEINIEIKQSGIESIRVVDNGTGIEEDDLKLVFHRHATSKLHEDSDLFHIRTLGFRGEALASISSVAKVTLRTCTDGQSGHEIYAEDGAILEQKPAKAKKGTDILVESLFYNTPARLKYVKSLYTELGKITDIVNRMAMSHPNVRFTLTSDDKVLIKTNGSGRTNEVMAEIYGMKVAKDLVHITGDTSDYHLEGYVAKPEHSRSNRHYISIFINGRYIKNFVLNKAIVEGYHTLLTIGRYPICYINIEMDPILVDVNVHPTKLEVRLSKEEQLYQLIVQKIQEAFKDKILIPHNDENKLYKKNKVLDVFEQQKLDFENRTASNPPAEKPDEETDRVNENSDTQAFQTNEQTSENGSDASYQAGQRAVLQDLEGNTKNSEGLFDSEATSNEAASAEIESSEDDVRETEHAKPHRRVPYMEVVGQVHGTYIIAQNETGMFMIDQHAAQERIKYEYFRDKIGEVTNEVQNLLIPMTFHFSKDEQMIINQYKDELDKVGVHLEPFGSHDYIVNSYPVWFPKEEAQEIIQDMVEYVLEHRKVDIKKIREEAAIMMSCKKSIKANHYLRNHEMADLIDQLREMEDPFTCPHGRPIIISFSNYELERLFKRIM from the coding sequence ATGGGCAATATTAAAGAATTACAAACATCGCTGGCAAATAAAATTGCAGCGGGTGAAGTAGTAGAACGACCAGGCTCTGTCGTCAAAGAGTTATTGGAAAATGCCCTTGATGCCAAAGCAACCGAAATTAATATAGAAATTAAGCAATCTGGTATCGAATCAATTCGAGTTGTAGATAATGGAACAGGAATTGAAGAAGATGACCTTAAGCTCGTGTTCCACCGCCATGCGACAAGCAAGCTGCATGAAGATAGTGATTTGTTTCATATTCGTACGCTAGGCTTTCGCGGTGAAGCGCTGGCCAGTATTTCATCTGTAGCTAAAGTCACGTTACGTACGTGTACGGATGGGCAAAGCGGTCATGAAATATATGCCGAAGATGGTGCGATTTTAGAACAAAAACCAGCCAAAGCTAAAAAAGGTACTGATATTCTAGTTGAATCGTTATTTTATAACACGCCAGCGCGTTTAAAATATGTCAAAAGCTTATATACTGAACTAGGAAAAATCACAGATATCGTGAATCGTATGGCTATGAGTCACCCAAATGTACGTTTCACTTTAACATCTGATGATAAAGTATTAATTAAAACCAATGGTTCCGGCCGTACAAATGAAGTAATGGCAGAGATATATGGTATGAAAGTAGCAAAAGATTTAGTGCATATTACAGGCGATACAAGTGATTATCATTTAGAAGGGTATGTCGCAAAACCAGAGCATTCACGCAGTAATCGTCATTATATTTCTATTTTCATCAACGGCCGTTATATTAAAAACTTTGTACTGAATAAAGCAATCGTCGAAGGCTATCATACGTTATTGACTATCGGTCGTTATCCGATTTGTTATATCAATATTGAGATGGATCCTATACTGGTCGATGTCAATGTGCATCCTACAAAACTAGAAGTACGATTATCAAAAGAAGAACAGCTATACCAATTGATAGTCCAAAAAATTCAAGAGGCATTCAAAGATAAAATTCTCATTCCGCATAATGATGAAAATAAACTGTATAAGAAAAACAAAGTGCTGGATGTATTTGAACAACAAAAACTTGATTTTGAAAATCGTACTGCATCGAACCCTCCAGCAGAAAAACCTGATGAGGAAACGGACCGTGTTAATGAAAATAGTGATACACAAGCATTTCAAACGAATGAACAAACATCAGAGAATGGATCTGATGCTTCTTATCAAGCTGGTCAGCGTGCGGTACTGCAAGATCTAGAAGGAAATACTAAAAATAGTGAAGGTTTATTTGATTCAGAAGCAACTTCAAATGAAGCAGCATCTGCTGAAATTGAATCATCAGAAGATGATGTACGCGAAACAGAACACGCGAAACCGCACCGTCGTGTACCTTATATGGAAGTAGTCGGGCAGGTTCATGGTACGTATATTATTGCGCAAAATGAGACAGGTATGTTTATGATAGATCAGCATGCTGCACAAGAAAGAATTAAATACGAATATTTCCGTGATAAAATCGGCGAGGTTACGAACGAAGTACAGAATCTATTAATTCCGATGACATTTCATTTTTCAAAAGATGAACAAATGATTATTAATCAATATAAAGATGAATTAGATAAAGTCGGTGTTCATCTTGAACCATTCGGCAGTCACGATTATATCGTCAACAGCTATCCGGTGTGGTTCCCTAAAGAAGAAGCACAAGAAATTATTCAGGACATGGTAGAATATGTGTTAGAACATCGCAAAGTGGACATTAAGAAAATTCGAGAAGAAGCGGCGATTATGATGAGTTGTAAGAAATCTATCAAAGCGAATCATTATTTAAGAAACCATGAAATGGCTGATTTAATTGATCAGCTGCGTGAAATGGAAGATCCGTTTACTTGTCCGCATGGCAGACCGATTATCATCAGTTTTTCAAATTATGAATTAGAACGCTTATTTAAACGCATCATGTAA
- the mutS gene encoding DNA mismatch repair protein MutS, which translates to MTNVTPMMQQYLKIKSQYQDCLLFFRLGDFYEMFFEDAKEASRVLEITLTKRDAKKENPIPMCGVPYHSAESYIETLINEGYKVAICEQMEDPKTTKGMVKREVIRVVTPGTIMNQGGMDEKQNNYILSFIKDGATIAVSYCDVSTGELKVTKFNDESMLLNEITTINPNEIVAADQVSESLKQQMSLATETITVVDEISNEAYEVNQVEDTLMHQAVQLLLDYIHHTQKRNMNHIEDAQVYEAIDYMKMDYYAKRNLELTESIRLKSKKGTLLWLMDETKTPMGARRLKQWIDRPLIYKQAINERLDAVSQLIDRFIERDTLRNYLNQVYDIERLVGRVSYGNVNARDLIQLKHSIAEIPNIKALLDDFDDALPEQFRQLEPLNDLLDLLEKSLVEEPPISVKDGGLFKQGFNQQLDEYLEASVNGKQWLAQLQAKERERTGIKSLKISFNKVFGYFIEITRANLKGFEPADFGYNRKQTLSNAERFITDELKEKEDIILGAEDKAVELEYQLFAQLREEVKAYTERLQKQAKLISEIDCLQSFAEIAQKYNYVRPEFSDDKTLDLVDSRHPVVERVMDYNDYVPNDCRLDDDQFIYLITGPNMSGKSTYMRQVAIISIMAQMGAYVPCGSAVLPIFDQIFTRIGAADDLVSGKSTFMVEMLEAQKALTYATEDSLIIFDEIGRGTSTFDGLALAQAMIEYVAETSHAKTLFSTHYHELTTLDQSLECLKNVHVAANEYQGELIFLHKVKDGAVDDSYGIQVAKLADLPDRVIERAQVILDAFEEKDKPQPQISHLQQTESFVREPEIEDIQDKKEPETEQFQQGAFDLFETPPVESEIEAELKKINISNMTPLQALNKLSELQNQLK; encoded by the coding sequence ATGACAAATGTAACGCCGATGATGCAGCAATATTTAAAGATAAAATCACAATACCAAGACTGCTTATTATTTTTCAGATTAGGCGATTTTTACGAAATGTTTTTTGAAGATGCTAAAGAAGCATCCAGAGTCTTAGAAATCACGTTGACAAAACGTGATGCAAAAAAAGAAAATCCTATCCCTATGTGCGGCGTACCTTATCATTCAGCTGAAAGTTATATCGAAACTTTAATTAATGAAGGCTATAAAGTCGCGATTTGCGAACAAATGGAAGATCCGAAAACAACAAAAGGAATGGTGAAAAGAGAAGTCATTCGCGTTGTTACGCCTGGTACGATTATGAATCAAGGCGGTATGGATGAAAAACAAAACAACTATATTTTGAGTTTTATTAAAGACGGTGCAACGATTGCAGTGAGCTACTGTGACGTTTCTACAGGTGAGTTGAAAGTAACGAAATTCAATGATGAAAGTATGTTATTAAATGAAATAACAACTATCAACCCAAATGAAATCGTTGCTGCTGATCAAGTCAGTGAGAGTTTGAAACAACAAATGAGTCTAGCTACTGAAACAATCACTGTAGTTGATGAAATCAGTAATGAAGCATATGAAGTGAATCAAGTTGAAGATACACTGATGCATCAAGCCGTCCAATTATTACTCGATTATATTCATCATACTCAAAAACGTAATATGAATCATATTGAAGATGCACAAGTTTATGAAGCAATAGATTATATGAAAATGGATTATTACGCGAAACGTAACCTTGAATTAACAGAAAGTATACGTTTGAAGTCTAAAAAAGGAACGTTACTATGGTTGATGGATGAAACGAAAACACCGATGGGAGCACGTCGTTTAAAACAGTGGATTGACCGTCCATTGATTTATAAACAAGCTATTAATGAACGATTAGATGCGGTTTCTCAATTGATTGATCGTTTTATCGAACGTGATACACTTAGAAATTACTTGAATCAAGTATATGATATTGAGCGTTTAGTAGGCAGAGTGAGTTACGGTAATGTGAATGCGAGAGATTTAATTCAACTTAAACATTCAATTGCTGAGATACCGAATATTAAAGCATTATTAGATGATTTTGATGATGCATTGCCAGAACAATTCCGTCAATTAGAACCCTTGAATGACTTGTTGGATTTACTTGAAAAAAGCTTAGTTGAGGAACCGCCGATTTCTGTTAAAGATGGCGGGTTGTTCAAACAAGGTTTCAATCAGCAGCTAGATGAATATTTAGAAGCCTCAGTCAACGGTAAACAATGGTTAGCACAGCTTCAGGCGAAAGAACGTGAACGTACGGGTATCAAATCATTAAAAATCAGCTTCAATAAAGTATTCGGTTATTTTATTGAAATTACACGTGCGAATTTAAAAGGCTTCGAACCTGCAGATTTTGGTTATAACCGCAAACAAACGCTTTCTAATGCGGAACGTTTTATTACAGATGAATTAAAAGAAAAAGAAGATATTATTTTAGGTGCTGAAGATAAAGCAGTTGAATTGGAATATCAACTTTTTGCGCAATTGAGGGAAGAGGTTAAAGCGTATACTGAACGTTTGCAGAAACAGGCGAAATTAATTTCAGAGATTGACTGTCTGCAAAGTTTCGCTGAAATTGCACAAAAATATAACTATGTGCGTCCTGAATTCAGCGATGACAAAACATTGGATTTAGTGGATTCAAGACACCCGGTTGTAGAGCGTGTGATGGATTATAATGATTACGTACCGAATGATTGCCGTCTTGATGATGATCAATTTATTTATTTAATTACTGGACCGAATATGTCAGGTAAATCGACGTATATGCGTCAAGTGGCGATTATAAGTATAATGGCGCAAATGGGAGCTTACGTACCTTGCGGTTCCGCTGTATTACCGATATTTGATCAGATCTTCACACGTATTGGAGCTGCTGATGATTTAGTGTCTGGTAAAAGTACGTTTATGGTCGAAATGTTAGAGGCTCAAAAAGCTTTAACATATGCCACAGAAGATAGTTTAATTATCTTTGATGAAATTGGGCGTGGCACATCTACATTTGATGGATTAGCTTTAGCACAAGCTATGATTGAATATGTCGCAGAAACTTCACATGCCAAAACGCTATTTTCAACACACTATCATGAATTGACAACGCTAGATCAATCACTTGAGTGTTTGAAAAATGTGCATGTAGCAGCAAATGAATATCAAGGCGAATTGATTTTCTTGCATAAAGTAAAAGATGGTGCAGTAGATGACAGCTACGGTATTCAAGTTGCTAAACTTGCTGATTTGCCAGACCGTGTGATTGAACGTGCGCAAGTGATTTTAGATGCGTTTGAAGAAAAAGATAAACCGCAGCCTCAAATCAGCCACTTGCAGCAAACTGAATCTTTTGTTAGAGAACCTGAAATAGAAGATATTCAAGATAAAAAAGAACCTGAGACTGAACAGTTCCAACAAGGTGCTTTCGATTTATTTGAAACACCGCCTGTTGAAAGTGAGATTGAAGCTGAGTTGAAAAAAATTAATATTTCTAATATGACACCGCTTCAAGCTCTCAATAAACTCAGTGAACTTCAAAACCAATTAAAATAA
- a CDS encoding glycerophosphodiester phosphodiesterase, whose translation MKKRKILVTSAVLSASILLGSQGALASGGGMGPVSSDSSASQNNAQQNKNVLAKNVAIAHRGASGYAPEHTFFAYDKAKNELGADYIELDLQMTKDGNLIAMHDETVDRTTGGKFHGPVKNYTTAQLKQMDVGSWFNQKNPQYANPKYAGAKVPTLDEILTRYGPDTNYYIETKSPDVYPGMEEKLLDTLNKHGMLTSDKLKNGQIVIQSFSQESLLKMKKLNPNIPLIQLTDVLEIPRYTDKDLDYIASYADGVGPEYHDATPAQVERLHQHGLLVHPYTANTKLAMQNLINANVDGAFSNYIDQYMQLRDQSNNQSAY comes from the coding sequence ATGAAAAAACGTAAGATTTTAGTTACATCAGCAGTACTATCTGCATCTATTCTTCTAGGTTCTCAAGGGGCTTTAGCAAGCGGCGGCGGTATGGGTCCTGTTTCATCAGATTCATCTGCTTCACAAAATAATGCGCAGCAAAACAAAAATGTTTTAGCTAAAAATGTCGCAATTGCACATCGCGGTGCGAGCGGTTATGCTCCTGAACACACTTTTTTCGCTTATGATAAAGCTAAAAATGAGTTAGGTGCAGATTACATAGAATTAGATTTGCAAATGACAAAAGATGGTAATTTAATTGCGATGCATGATGAAACAGTTGATCGTACAACAGGCGGCAAATTCCATGGTCCTGTCAAAAATTATACAACTGCACAGTTAAAACAAATGGATGTCGGCAGCTGGTTCAATCAAAAAAATCCGCAGTATGCCAACCCTAAATATGCCGGTGCAAAAGTACCGACTTTAGATGAAATTTTAACGCGCTATGGTCCTGATACAAATTATTATATTGAAACAAAATCTCCAGATGTGTATCCTGGCATGGAAGAAAAATTGTTAGATACATTGAATAAACATGGTATGTTGACATCTGACAAGTTGAAAAATGGTCAAATCGTAATTCAATCTTTCTCACAAGAAAGCCTATTGAAAATGAAAAAATTGAATCCGAATATACCTTTGATTCAATTAACAGATGTTTTAGAAATACCACGCTATACAGATAAAGATTTAGATTATATTGCTTCTTATGCAGATGGCGTCGGACCTGAATATCATGATGCGACACCTGCTCAAGTTGAAAGACTGCATCAGCATGGTTTACTCGTCCATCCATATACAGCCAATACTAAATTAGCGATGCAAAATTTAATTAATGCGAATGTAGATGGTGCTTTCTCTAATTACATTGATCAATATATGCAATTAAGAGACCAGTCTAATAATCAAAGTGCTTATTAA
- the thiW gene encoding energy coupling factor transporter S component ThiW produces the protein MNVRKLTLTSMFIAINVVLSSIIVIPLGPIKAAPIQHMTNVLCAVFVGPWYGLAQAFLSSVIRMIFGTGSVFAFPGSMVGVLLASLLYRYRKHLFMAAFGEVIGTGLIGSFMCIPLAWVIGLHHVAIKPLMLAFITSSALGAFISYVILMVLFKKGKLNKWLPKD, from the coding sequence ATGAACGTGAGAAAACTCACTTTAACTTCAATGTTCATTGCGATTAATGTAGTTTTAAGCAGTATTATCGTCATCCCATTAGGGCCGATTAAAGCAGCACCCATACAACATATGACGAATGTTTTATGTGCTGTATTTGTCGGGCCATGGTATGGATTGGCACAAGCATTTTTATCTTCTGTGATTCGTATGATATTTGGTACAGGGTCTGTTTTTGCATTTCCCGGCAGTATGGTGGGGGTATTGCTAGCCAGTTTGTTATATCGTTATCGTAAACATCTATTTATGGCAGCATTTGGTGAAGTCATCGGTACAGGGTTAATCGGAAGCTTTATGTGTATTCCATTAGCTTGGGTAATCGGTTTGCATCACGTAGCGATCAAACCATTAATGCTTGCTTTTATCACATCAAGTGCATTAGGGGCATTTATCAGTTATGTCATCTTAATGGTTTTATTTAAAAAAGGAAAATTGAACAAATGGCTGCCTAAAGATTAG
- a CDS encoding RicAFT regulatory complex protein RicA family protein: MYEKKDILAQAQKLSDQIKQLDTVKYYQRVETQIHRNHHIDEWMSDLKQRQKQSVNLQNYGKIEAYKRSEAEIAQIQEKIDALPIVTEFREAQSDANDLLQMMINTMADRLNAAHQDQ; this comes from the coding sequence ATGTATGAGAAAAAAGACATTTTAGCACAAGCTCAAAAACTCAGTGATCAAATTAAACAATTAGATACCGTGAAATATTATCAACGTGTTGAAACACAAATCCATCGTAATCATCATATTGATGAATGGATGAGTGATTTAAAACAAAGACAGAAACAATCTGTTAACTTACAAAATTATGGAAAAATAGAAGCGTATAAACGTAGTGAAGCAGAGATTGCACAGATTCAAGAAAAAATAGATGCTTTGCCGATTGTGACTGAATTCAGAGAAGCACAATCTGACGCAAATGATTTATTGCAGATGATGATAAATACAATGGCCGATCGTTTAAACGCAGCACATCAAGATCAGTAA
- the miaB gene encoding tRNA (N6-isopentenyl adenosine(37)-C2)-methylthiotransferase MiaB, with product MNEEQRKAGSLDVIAQRNKKEKDYSQYFETVYQPPSLKEAKKRGKEDVQYNRDFQIDERFKEMGKGRTFFIKTFGCQMNAHDTEVMAGIFEALGYTLAEDILKADVILLNTCAIRENAENKVFSEIGNLKHLKRDRPDCLIGVCGCMSQEESVVNKILKSYQNVDMIFGTHNIHKLPEILEEAYMSKAMVIDVWSKEGDVIENLPKVRDDYFKAWVNIMYGCDKFCTYCIVPFTRGKERSRRPQDIIDEVRDLARQGYQEITLLGQNVNSYGKDLKDIEYDLGDLFEDISKIDIPRVRFTTSHPWDFTDHMIDVIAKGGNIVPHIHLPVQSGNDAVLKIMGRKYTRESYLDLVNRIKTAIPDVALTTDIIVGYPNETEEQFQETLSLYDEVEFEHAYTYLYSQRDGTPAARMKDNVEKEVKKDRLQRLNQKVGYYSERALKGYEGQVVTVLCEGSSKKDNEVLAGYTDKNKLVNFRGPKEVIGKLVDVKIDEAKQYSLNGTFLHVHEPSAVKA from the coding sequence GTGAATGAAGAACAAAGAAAAGCAGGTTCTTTAGATGTTATTGCACAACGAAATAAAAAAGAAAAAGATTATAGTCAATACTTCGAAACAGTTTATCAACCGCCAAGTTTAAAAGAAGCGAAAAAACGTGGTAAAGAAGATGTTCAATATAATCGTGATTTCCAAATCGATGAAAGATTTAAAGAGATGGGCAAAGGCCGTACATTCTTCATCAAAACATTTGGTTGTCAAATGAATGCGCATGATACAGAAGTAATGGCAGGTATATTTGAAGCACTTGGTTATACATTAGCAGAAGATATTTTAAAAGCAGATGTGATTTTACTTAATACATGTGCAATTCGTGAGAATGCTGAAAATAAGGTATTCAGTGAAATCGGTAACTTGAAACATTTAAAACGTGACCGTCCAGATTGCTTAATTGGTGTATGCGGCTGTATGTCACAAGAAGAATCAGTTGTAAATAAGATATTGAAATCATATCAAAACGTAGACATGATTTTTGGTACTCATAATATTCATAAATTACCAGAAATTCTTGAAGAAGCCTATATGTCTAAAGCTATGGTGATTGATGTATGGTCAAAAGAAGGCGACGTTATTGAGAATTTACCTAAAGTCCGTGATGATTATTTCAAAGCTTGGGTGAATATTATGTATGGTTGCGATAAATTCTGTACATATTGTATTGTGCCGTTTACACGTGGTAAAGAGCGCAGCAGACGTCCACAAGATATTATTGATGAAGTCCGTGATTTAGCACGACAAGGTTATCAAGAAATTACTTTATTAGGTCAAAACGTGAACTCATATGGAAAAGATCTTAAAGATATCGAATATGATTTAGGTGACTTATTCGAAGATATTTCTAAAATTGATATCCCGCGTGTCCGCTTCACAACCAGCCACCCTTGGGATTTCACTGACCACATGATTGATGTCATCGCAAAAGGCGGTAATATTGTTCCGCACATTCACTTGCCAGTACAATCAGGAAACGATGCAGTATTGAAAATTATGGGCCGTAAATACACACGAGAAAGTTACTTAGACCTTGTAAATCGTATTAAAACGGCAATCCCAGATGTCGCACTGACAACAGACATCATTGTAGGTTACCCAAATGAAACTGAAGAACAATTCCAAGAAACACTATCTTTATATGACGAAGTCGAATTTGAACATGCGTATACGTACTTATACTCTCAGCGTGATGGCACACCTGCTGCACGTATGAAAGATAACGTAGAAAAAGAAGTGAAGAAAGACCGCTTGCAGCGTTTGAATCAAAAAGTAGGTTACTACTCAGAACGCGCATTAAAAGGTTATGAAGGACAAGTTGTGACTGTATTATGTGAAGGAAGCAGTAAAAAAGATAATGAAGTACTAGCAGGTTATACAGACAAAAACAAACTTGTGAACTTCAGAGGACCAAAAGAAGTCATTGGTAAATTGGTGGATGTTAAAATCGACGAAGCGAAACAATATTCATTAAATGGCACTTTCTTGCATGTCCATGAACCAAGTGCGGTGAAAGCTTAA
- the opp4C gene encoding oligopeptide ABC transporter permease — MSKKFKDKNESISPLKSAFINFTHNKLAMTALISLFLIFVISMLSPLIAPHDPNTQNLVYIKGDMSPEHWLGTDAGGRDILSRLLYSGRVSMVFGITTTLGILIIGIIVGMISGYYGGKVDTILMRITEFVMLFPFIPFAIVLNATFSEKIKNPYGSAFILGAVIVVLSWVGIARLVRGKVMQEKENEYFLAAVSIGTPVYKIMLKHLLPNILSVIIVQATLLFAVQIVAEAGLSFLGFGIEKTTPTWGNMLSDAQEADVLSSKPWIWMPPAFIITFTILCINFVGEGLKDALNPKAKH; from the coding sequence ATGTCTAAAAAATTTAAAGATAAAAACGAAAGCATTTCACCATTAAAAAGTGCATTTATAAATTTTACGCACAATAAGTTGGCAATGACTGCACTAATTTCACTGTTTTTAATTTTTGTGATTTCAATGTTATCTCCGCTTATTGCTCCGCATGACCCTAATACTCAAAATTTAGTATATATAAAAGGTGATATGTCTCCGGAACATTGGCTTGGAACTGATGCTGGTGGTAGGGATATATTAAGTCGATTATTGTATTCTGGACGTGTTTCAATGGTATTCGGAATTACTACAACTTTAGGAATTTTAATTATAGGTATTATTGTGGGAATGATATCAGGGTATTATGGAGGAAAAGTAGATACAATTTTAATGCGTATTACTGAATTTGTAATGTTATTTCCATTCATTCCATTTGCTATCGTATTGAATGCAACATTCAGTGAAAAAATCAAAAATCCATATGGTTCTGCATTTATATTAGGTGCTGTAATAGTGGTATTATCATGGGTAGGAATAGCGCGTTTAGTACGTGGTAAAGTTATGCAGGAAAAGGAAAATGAATATTTCTTAGCAGCAGTTTCTATTGGTACTCCTGTTTATAAAATTATGCTAAAACATTTATTACCAAATATATTAAGTGTCATTATTGTACAAGCAACGTTATTATTCGCAGTGCAAATTGTAGCAGAAGCGGGTTTGAGTTTCTTAGGGTTTGGTATTGAAAAAACAACACCTACTTGGGGGAATATGTTGTCAGATGCACAAGAAGCAGATGTGTTAAGTAGCAAGCCATGGATTTGGATGCCGCCTGCTTTTATTATTACATTTACTATATTATGTATTAATTTTGTTGGAGAAGGTTTAAAAGACGCTTTAAATCCTAAAGCTAAACACTAA
- the opp4B gene encoding oligopeptide ABC transporter permease yields the protein MIQLIIRRLLLMIPLLFLISIVIFGISKLQPGDAFTGAGSSSENSAQYFEAQRKKLGYDQPIHVQYIKWAEKIAHGDLGESVRFKRPVIDLIEERMPNTIILGTLSLIITYILAFPLGIISGRKAYSPLDYTIQVANYFLLALPSFVAGVFAIYLFAFQLNLFPFQGSVTIGLEEGTFPYYMSKLYHAFLPALILGVMSTAGYVQFLRNDIIENSRKDYVRTARSNGISTNKIYNKHILRNSVIPIVTFFGGDVLSIFGGAVITETIFSYPGIGKLLIEAISGKDYPLMMALLLFFSFLGLLANLISDIAYSIVDPRIKSN from the coding sequence ATGATTCAGTTAATTATACGTCGATTATTATTAATGATTCCTTTATTATTTTTAATTTCAATAGTTATCTTTGGTATTTCAAAATTACAACCTGGTGATGCGTTTACAGGAGCGGGCTCTTCATCTGAAAATTCAGCGCAATATTTTGAAGCCCAAAGAAAAAAATTGGGTTATGATCAACCTATTCATGTTCAATACATAAAATGGGCTGAAAAAATTGCACATGGTGATTTAGGTGAATCAGTTAGGTTTAAAAGACCTGTAATTGATTTGATAGAAGAGCGTATGCCGAACACGATTATTTTAGGAACACTCAGCTTGATTATCACATATATTTTAGCGTTTCCTTTAGGAATTATTTCTGGGCGCAAAGCTTATTCACCTTTAGACTACACAATACAAGTTGCCAATTATTTCTTATTGGCCTTACCATCATTTGTAGCTGGTGTATTTGCGATATATTTATTTGCATTTCAGTTAAATCTATTTCCATTCCAAGGATCAGTTACGATAGGTTTGGAGGAAGGTACGTTTCCTTATTATATGAGTAAACTTTATCATGCATTCTTACCAGCTTTAATACTAGGAGTCATGTCAACTGCAGGCTATGTTCAATTCTTAAGAAACGATATTATTGAAAATTCTCGTAAAGACTATGTAAGAACAGCAAGATCTAATGGAATTTCAACAAATAAAATATATAACAAACATATTTTGCGGAATTCAGTTATTCCAATTGTTACTTTCTTTGGTGGAGATGTTTTATCAATTTTTGGTGGGGCAGTTATTACTGAAACTATTTTCTCTTATCCAGGTATCGGTAAACTCTTAATCGAAGCGATTAGCGGTAAAGATTATCCGTTAATGATGGCTTTATTACTATTCTTTTCATTCTTAGGATTATTAGCAAACTTAATATCAGATATTGCATATAGTATTGTTGATCCAAGAATTAAGAGCAACTAA